From Corynebacterium pseudotuberculosis:
GTCTCAGCCGAAGGCTATGTGGTAAATACCAAACCAGAGCAGGTAATTGTGGTGGGGCATCCAACGCTGCATCGTAGCGTTTTTGACCTGATCGCCGATCCAGCAATCGAGGTAACCGTATTAACGCGCACCGATACAATTACCGACCCCACCCACAGCGCGCAAAAAGTTGCAACCCGGATAAAAACTACAGGGCGCCCCTCAGAACAATGGCTCAAAATCTGTGAAGCCGCCTCCGAACTGGCTGCAGAGGCCGTTCGCGACGTACTCGCTCAGGACTTTCGATTCAGCGGTCTGCATGTTGCCGCAGCAGTGGCGGACACGCTTGCTACCGGTGACACCTTAGTACTTGGTGCATCTAATCCGGTTCGGGATGCCTCCTTTGTAGGTCTGCCTTTTTCCGCAGTGGATACCTACACACCTCGTGGCACAGCGGGCATCGACGGTACCGTGTCCCAAGCCATCGGCGTGGCTTTGACCGTTCAAGCTCGAAACCCTGAAGAAATTCGCGCTGCTCGCACCGTGGCGCTCATGGGAGACGTCACATTCCTTCATGACGTAGGCGGGCTCTTTACCGGCCCAGATTCACCGCAACCGGAAAACCTAACAATCGTAGTGGCCAATGACTCCGGCGGCGGAATATTTGAGACTCTGGAAGTGGGAAGCCCTCAGTTGCGGGGCAGTTTTGAACGCGCCTTTGGCACTCCCCATGAGATAGATATTGAAAGTATTGCCGCCGCGTATGGTGTGGAATACCAGCTTGCAACTGACATGCAAGGACTAATTGAAAAGCTTATCGACGCCACCGACACCGCAGGATTTACCCTCATTGAGGCTCGGACTACGCGCGCTGACCGCCGAGCCATGCACGAGGCGCTGGTTAAGAAGGTGAACATGTGAGTCGGCTGCCACACTATCCGCCGGCGAGCATCAGGAGGCGCTTGCACCAAGCCATACTGGCACTTTTTGTCGCGGCCACGGTCGGTTGCATCAGCATGGTGATAGGTCCTGCTCTTAATGACCGCGAGATATCAAAGGCGCCGGGTCGCACGCTGGCTAAAGTCATTGATGTGGGTACCTTCCGCTCCACAGTGGAATATCAGGATGAGGAAGGGGTCTATCATTCTCCACGCGGAGGCTTGCTTTATCCCACAGGGCTGGGCAAAGGACAGCGCGTCTGGGTCACCTATGCCAAAAGCAATCCAGACCTGGTAAAGGTGCAGGGGAGGGGATGGACGCTCGCACTTATCCCGGCGCTGAGCACCTGGGTGGTGTCCTTTATGATAACGATGACCCTGTGGTGGGTTGTCACCCTGTGGTACAGAAAACATGCGAATAGCGATAATCGCTGAATCCTTTCTCCCCGCTGTCAATGGGGTAACCAACTCAGTGCTGCGCGTACTCGAGCACACGCAGCGATGTGGGCATGAAGCCATGGTGATCGCGCCGGGTGCACGAGATGGCGAAGAAGAAATCCGTTCCTATTGTGGAGCGAGTATTTATCGAGTGCCGACTGTGATGGTGCCGCTCATCAATTCCCTCCCCATCGGAATTCCTTTAGGTCTTCGGGAACTGTTGCAAGCTTTTAGGCCCGATGTAGTGCATCTCGCATCACCTTATGCATTGGCTGCCCGCGGCGCCTTTGTTGCGAGAAATCTAGGACTGCCCTGTGTAGCGGTCTTTCAGACAGACATTGCGGGCTTTAGCCACAGGTACCACCTGCGGTGCTTGGAACGCACTAGTTGGGCTTGGACACGGGCTTTTCACAATGCAGCTACCCTTACCCTTACCCTCGCCCCTTCTCGGTCGGCGGCGGCAGCCTTGAATGTGCATGGCATAGAACGGGTTAAGCCCTGGGGGCGTGGAGTAGATCTGGAGTTGTTTCATCCAGATCGTAGGGACGAAAAGCTTGCGCGCAACTGGGGCGCGGATAATCGCATTGTGGTGGGATATGTGGGCAGACTAGCTGCGGAAAAAGGTGTGCATAGACTCGTCGATCTAGCGTGCGACAACAACATTCAACTGGTGATCGTAGGCGATGGGCCAGAGCGTAAGAACTTAGAAAAACAGCTTCCATGCGCGATTTTTACTGGAGGGCTCACGGGCCTTGACTTGGCTAGGGCCTATGCCAGCTTCGACGTGTTTGTGCATCCTGGCGAGTTTGAGACTTTTTGCCAGACAATTCAGGAGGCCAAAGCCTCTGGTATCCCGGTTATTTCTGTGGCGGAAGGCGGGCCGAGAGATTTGATAGATAACAGATCGGGTGTGTTGTTACCGCTTATCCATGACTCACTGGTGGGACTATCACAATCCGTCTATGAGGTCTTTGAAAATCGCGAAGATTTGAGCAAAACTGCACGCCAGAGCGTGGAAGATAAGTCGTGGGCCCGAGTTTGTGATCAACTTTTCCGCTATTACCAAGAAGCGATGATTACACTGGATAACCGTGGCTAAGGCATCTTTGGAAAAGAACCCCTTCGACGTGGCAAAAATGTTCGATGGTGTGGGAAAGAATTATGACATCACGAACACCGTGCTGAGCTTTGGGCAAGATCGCAAGTGGCGTGAGAAGACCCGCGAACGCTTAAATCTTCAGCCCGGTGAAAGGGTTCTGGATCTAGCAGCCGGTACCGCAGTATCTACGGTAGAACTAGGAAAATCCGGGGCATGGGTTGTGGCCTGCGATTTTTCTCAGGGAATGCTCGCCGCGGGGAAAGAACGAGACGTTCCCAAGGTAGTGGGGGACGGGATGCAGCTGCCTTTTGCTGATAATTCCTTTGACGCGGTCACTATCTCCTATGGCCTGCGTAACGTCCATGATTTCCAGGCGGCTCTCCGCGAGATGGCGCGGGTGACCAAACCTGGTGGCCGGCTTACTATAGCGGAGTTCTCCACTCCTAACGTCCCCGGCTTTAAAACTATCTACAAAGAGTATTTGACCAGGCTCTTGCCGCTGATAGCTAAAGCGGTGGGGACAAACCCAGAGGCTTATGAATACCTCGCTGAGTCGATCCGCGCTTGGCCAGAACGAGAAGAGCTGGCTCGTGCTATTAATAACAACGGCTGGTCTGATGCCGGTTGGCAGAATCTCTCTCTTGGGATTGTTGCGCTGCATTCTGCTGTGAAGCCTGAACATAACGGCTAAAAGTAAAAGTCAAGGCCTCCCTGCTTAGGCATAAATGCAGCGGGGAGGCCCTGACAATGCGCATCTAGGCTATGCCTGATTATGAGCTAGCTCGGCTTACTGTCTCACGGATAAACTCGGCGGATTTGTGTATTTGCTCTAGCTCCCAGTCGTTGAGCGTTGGGGGCATCTTGCGGAGCGCTCCAGCATTACCAATGAGGGTAGGCACGGACATGGATACGTCGTGAAGCCCATATTCGCCGTCGAGTGGGGTACAGATGGGATGGACGGCGTGCTCGTTAAGCAGCACGCATTTAGCCAACTCATTAGCCGATCGAGCCACTCCCGCATTGGTCCAGCCCTTAGCCAAGAGAACATCATAGGCTGCCTTGATCACGCGTTCTTGGATCTCCGGCGCAGTGGGAAGAGGACTGCCTCGCCATGCAGAAAGCTCATCCCAGCTGAGTCCTTGAACGTTGACCCGAGAGAGGATCGGCACAGATGTGGAGCCATGCTCGCCCATCATGTAGCCAGTGACCGATTTGGGGTCAATGCCAAGTTCAGTGCCTATGATCCAACGCATGCGTGCAGAATCTAGCATCGTTCCAGTCCCAAAGATTTTTTCAGTGGGATAATCAAATTCTGTGGAGGCGATGTGCACCATAGCATCGAGCGGGTTGGTGATAAAGATAACCACGGCATTCTTAGTATGTGCTGCGATATTCCCCATGACATCGCGAATTACCGCGCCGCTGATCTCCGCGAGTTCTGCCCGGTCGGGCATGCGCTCCGGATCGTCTGGGTCCGGAAGGATCGAGCCGCCTGCGGCGACAATAATCACGTCAGCATCGGCGCAATCGGAATAGTCGCCTGGGTGACAGTATGTGTATGCAGTGCCGGGGACACCTGTGGACTGAGCTTGATCTATGGCCTCACCCTTGGACACACCCGGTTTGATATCAATCGTGGCTATCTCTGAGTAGAGCCCTGAATCCATTGCGTAGCTAAGAACGTAGGAGCCAACATGCCCCACGCCAACAACAACTAATTTCGAGGTATGCATACTTTCTCAGTTTAGAAGGCCTCAGGGCGGACCTCCACCGGAAAAAGCATGGTTAACGCCACATTGCAGTAAAGCTACGCATGTGCAGAGAGTGATCTTATGACCACAAGGGGCTATCGCGGCGCCAGCGGCTCACGCCGGTTCCTGCAAAGCGCCAGAGCCGCGCAACAAGATCTCGATCGGAGTCCGAGACAAGGTTGCCCATGAGCCGTGCGGCCGCTGGCATAATGACGGTGCCTAGCGGCTTGCGCAGAGCAAGCGGACCTGCGATGGGCAGCAGCCGTGGGTAGGTGAGTAATCTTGCGGCAGTACGGGCGAGCAAGAATGCCTCCCCATATGTGGAGCGCAACAGCTCAGGCCATGCATGAGAGAGATCCGCATCAGTGCCCATAAGGCTAACTGCCAGCGCCGCAGTCTCCATGCCATAATCAATCCCCTCGCCGTTGAGAGGGTTCACGCAGGCTGCTGCGTCTCCAATAAGCATCCAGTTGGGGCCAGCAACATTGCTTACGGCGCCTCCCATGGGCAACAAAGCGGAGGTGACGCGCTGCGGAACCCCAAAACCCCATTCGTCGCTTTGCTGTTGGGCGTAGCTTTGAAGAAGTTTTTTGGTGTTAACCTTTGCTGGTCGCGCGTCCGTGGATAGGGCGCCGCATCCGACATTCGCGGTGCCGTTTCCTAATGGAAATATCCACCCGTATCCGGGTTGTGCGGTGCCGGTATCGTCGCGAAGTTCCAAGTGGGAATGCATCCATGGGTCATCACCCCTGGGGGTCTCGCAATAAGATCGTGCCGCAATCCCGTACACCTCGCCGCGGTGCCACTGTCTGCCCAAGAGTTTTCCAAAGGTGGAACGCACACCGTCTGCAACGATGACAAAAGCGGGAGCAACTACGCGCCCGTCGTCCAAAGTGACAGTGCGGATGCGTCCGGCCTTGGGAAACTCGCTCGTGGGCTGGGAGCTAGCGGGGGAGGCTTCTACAGAAACCGCAGTGACTCCTTGCCATACCTGCACGTTACTGTGCTGCTGAGCCGTGTTTAAAAGCAGCTCATCAAACTCTGAGCGCGGCATGGCAGAACTGATTGTCCCAAAGGGAGACTGCGGCCACGGGGCAGTGACTGATCCCCCGAAGCCATGCAATTTAAGGCCTTTGGAGGCATAGCGAGAGGTGACATCAATCCCAATTTTTTCTAATTGGTGCACTGCTCGGGGCGTGAGACCATCGCCGCAGGTTTTGTCGCGGGGGAAAGTGGCGGCGTCGATAAGCAAAACCGTTGAACCGCGCTGTGCGGCATTAATGGCTGCCGTGGAGCCGGCAGGGCCAGCACCTACCACGAGCACGTCTACAGAAAAAACGGAATTATTCACGCGCACTATTGTGACAGCTATGCGCCTTCCTTCACACCCCGGGGTGTGTAAGCCTGGCAGTTTCGACTACGGTTAGGGGGTTAGTTGTAGAAAGCTAAGTGCGGTTGTCCATCCCGATGTGGGGTGGCTGCTGCCATGACCTTGTAAAGGCAGTTTTGGAATGAGCAACGGTGCCGAAGGATTAAGCACGTCCACCGGTACGCGAGTTGACCTCGGTAACCCCGCCCTCAACGAGGATATTTCCGCCGGCATGACTCGTGTCGAGGAACTACTCCAAAAGGAGCTCTGCGTCGGCGAAGACTTTATCGTGGAGAAGGTCAAGCACCTCGCGAACGCCGGTGGAAAACGTTTCCGGCCCATGTTCGCCCTTTTGGCATCTCAATACGGGGATCATCCCGTGTCTGAGGACGTGATCAAAGCTGCCGTAGTCGTTGAAATGACGCACTTGGCCACCCTCTACCACGATGACGTGATGGATGAAGCTGCTAAACGACGCGGCGTGGAAAGCGCCAACGCGCGTTGGAACAATTCCGTAGCCATTCTGGCCGGCGATATTCTACTGGCCCACGTCTCTCGACTCATGGCTGATTTGGGCACTGATACGGTACGTCACTTCTCCGAAACCTTCGGCGATTTGGTTACTGGCCAAATGCGAGAAACCATCGGTGTGGGGGAAGGCGACCCGATCGAGCATTATATGGCTGTGATCCGGGAAAAGACGGGGGTGCTGATCGCTTCCGCTGGCTACCTAGGCGCGCTGCATTCCGGGGCGACTGCCGATCATATTGAGGCACTCCGGGCATACGGTGCAGCAATCGGTATGGTCTTCCAAATAGTCGACGACATCATAGATATTTTCTCGGATTCTGAAGACTCGGGTAAGACCCCGGGGACCGATCTGCGTGAGGGCGTGTTCACGCTTCCGGTTCTTTATGCACTGCGTGAGCAGACACCAATAGGCGAGGAGCTTCGTGCAACGCTTACAGGGCCAGTGACGGATGACACGACCGTTGCTCGGGTGCTTGACTTGCTGACCCAGTCCACGGGGCGAGACCGGGCGCTTGCAGATGTTCACCACTACCTCAACGAGGCAGAGGCTCAGCTGGAGCTTTTGCCCCAGAATGCAACAACAGAAGCACTGCGCAACCTTGCTCGTTTTACCGTGCAGCGCGTGGGGTAAAGGGCAGGTCAGGGTAGTGATTTGCCTTTGCCTACTAGATTCGTAGTACAGTATGTAGCGCACCATGAACATGGAGCACGCCAGGTTGCCCGAGCGGCCAAAGGGAGCGGACTGTAAATCCGTCGGCATTGCCTACAGAAGTTCGAATCTTCTACCTGGCACCAACTAAGCCCCAGCAGTAAAATGCTGGGGCTTTTTGGCGTCTTTAGCCTTACTTGGGGTGGGGCGTTGTGGCGTGCAAGGGTGCCATGGGGGGCTGGGTGATTTGGCAGCGAAGGGGGGTGCGGTCGAAGGTCCTTCTTGGAGGATTTCTTTAAAAGGAAGACTGTACGTGTTTTAGATGTGTGTTTTCGGCTCTTAAAAGTGTCATGAACTGGTGATTTGTATTAATGGCTATGATCGGGTTAATCTTTGTGAGGCTTCAACGGAGCGGCCCAGAGAAATCTGGTTCACAACAAGAGGCTGCGCCCCCTTAGCTCAGTCGGCAGAGCGTTTCCATGGTAAGGAAAAGGTCGACAGTTCGATTCTGTCAGGGGGCTCTGTTCTTTTATCTGGCATTGTTCAGGTGGGAGATTGGGGCGGTGTAGCTCAGTGGTAGAGCAAGCGACTCATAATCGCTGTGTCGCGAGTTCAATTCTCGCCATCGCTACTAGGGAATATGCTGAATGGCTATGCACTGGGATGCTTTCCGGTGCTTTTTCCATAGGAATTCCCTTTTGTTGGGTGGTCTAGTAAGGTTGCCCATGTTGCTTTCGAGTGATCGAAAACAACCGCCTAGGGGCGTAGTTCAATTGGTAGAGCAACGGTCTCCAAAACCGTAGGTTGCAGGTTCGAGTCCTGTCGCCCCTGCAAAAGAAACCGGCAGATGCTAAACATCTGCCGGTTTTGCTGTTAAAGTGTGTGATTTCTTCGATGTTGAAAGATGTTATTGAGCTTAATTCCTAGCCTTAAAGAAGTCTGATATAGTCGTCACGATAACCGGGGACAGGTAGTATGCCTATCCTCAAAACGGAGTTCTTTGACCTGAGCTTGTGTTGTGGCTGTGTGGCTTGCTTGCTGCGCTGTTAGCTTTGCAGGCGGGTACCAAGGTACGGTAACGGTAAAAGATGCTCTGGAAGCGACGGTGTGTAAGAGCGTCGTACAATCGGCATCGTAGACAACAACGAGGAGAGCTGTGACTGAACAACAGCCTGAGAAGGTGGGCGCTGCATCGCGTCCTACCGGTAAACGCCAGCTCGCTGGTGTGAACACCACCTCCACTTCTTCTTATGAGGCTAAGAAGGTCGCACCTGCGGGAGACAGTGAGGGCAAGAAGAACAACAAGGTTGTTGCCTTTGTGCCTGAAGTTGCCTCGGAGATGAAGAAGGTCATTTGGCCTACTGCTAAGCAGATGATCAACTACACACTTATCGTCTTCGCATTCCTTATTCTCATGACTGCACTTGTTGCAGGCGTAGATTTTGTTGCGGGGCTGGGAGTTGAGAAGGTCCTTACCCGCTAGGTAGGATGAGCGTAAAGCTAAAAACATCCCGTCGGATCCCCTGGATCGGCGGGATAATTTATTGCACGTCTCGGGGTACCATGAATTCCGAACGTCAACACTTCAGGAGAAAAGACACATGAGCGACGAGAACAATAGCGGTTCATTTGCCGAGGCTTTTGATGACGCCGTAGAGGCGACCATCGCCGCGGAGACGGAAGCAGCAGAGGCTGGGGTCGAGTTGGATGAGGCAGTCGAGCAGCCTGTCCAGGAAGTAGACGCGGAGGCAGCACTTGCCGGAGCTGTTGAAGATGGCGATGCCGAATATAAGGCGCGTCTGCGTAAGTACACGCGTGAGCTGAAGAAGTTGCCGGGTTCTTGGTATATCATCCAGTGCTATTCCGGCTATGAGAACAAAGTGAAGACCAACCTGGACATGCGTGCGCAGACTCTTGAGGTTGAGGATTCTATCTTTGACGTTGTGGTCCCGATCGAGCAGGCTGTTGAGCTTCGCGACGGCAAACGTAAGCTGGTTAAGCGCAAGCTTCTTCCTGGCTATGTCCTTGTTCGTATGGATATTAATGACCGCTCTTGGTCGGTTGTTCGCGATACCCCTGGTGTGACCAGCTTTGTGGGTAACGAGGGCAACGCAACCCCGGTGAAGCATCGCGATGTGGCTAAGTTCCTCATGCCGCAGGAATCTGTGGCTGGTGACGGCGGCGAGAGCAATGCTGTTAACGCTGAGGGCGAGAAGGTCGTGGCTATGCCGGGCGCATCCAGCAAGCCTAAGGTTGAGGTTGATTTCCAGGTTGGCGAGGCCGTTACGATTCTTTCCGGCGCGCTTGCTTCAGTTTCCGCCACGATCTCTGCTATTGACACCGAGAACAATAAGCTGCAGGCACTGGTGTCTATCTTTGGCCGTGAAACTCCGGTTGAGCTCAACTTTGATCAGGTGGAAAAAGTTAGCTAATGAGTTTGGCTCTTGTCAGATAGGATGAGGGCCAACGCGCCCAGGTGGCGCTCGAACTTTTCTCCCTTTCCCCGCTATTTTGCCGTTATGTTTTGGCAGGTAGCGGGGTTTGCTGTAGCATGGTAAAACGCGTGTTTTTGCGCAAAGAAACGTACATTCCCGGTGGCCGGGTTACGGGCTGAGCAGCAACTATAGTGTTGTTGCGGAGGCTTGGGGCTCGGCATCCGGACGGCAGTAGTGGTTCCTATAACCATCGAATTGCCACTACTACTGTTAACAAGGAAGCAGGTAAACGATGGCTCCGAAGAAGAAGGTCACCGGCCTTATTAAGCTGCAGATCCAGGCTGGCCAGGCTAACCCGGCTCCGCCAGTTGGTCCGGCTCTTGGTGCTCATGGCGTGAACATCATGGAGTTCTGCAAGGCTTACAATGCTGCAACGGAGAACCAGCGCGGCAGCGTTGTTCCTGTTGAGATCACCGTTTATGAAGATCGCTCTTTCGAGTTCAAGCTGAAGACCCCGCCAGCAGCTAAGTTGCTGCTCAAGGCTGCTGGTCTGCAGAAGGGCTCCGGCGTCCCGCACACCCAGAAGGTGGGCAAGGTCACCATGGAGCAGGTCCGCGAGATCGCTCAGACCAAGCTGGAAGACCTCAACGCTAACGACATCGATAACGCTGCTCGCATCATCGCTGGTACTGCCCGTTCCATGGGCATCGTTGTTGAGGACTAATTCCTCAGTTATTCCGTGGTAGGGCCGGCTCCGGCCCGCATACCACACATCCTCATCTAGAAATTCAAAGGATTTACAATGGGCAACAAAAAATCTAAGGCATACCGCGCCGCCGCTGAGAAGATCGACAAGGGTCGTCTCTACACCCCGCTGAAGGCTGCTGAGCTGGTCAAGGAGACTTCCTCCAAGAACTACGACGCAACCATCGACGTTGCTATCCGTCTCGGCGTTGATCCTCGCAAGGCTGATCAGCTGGTTCGCGGCACCGTTTCCCTTCCTAACGGAACCGGTAAGACTGTTCGTGTTGCTGTTTTCGCTGAGGGCGAGAAGGCTACCGAGGCTGAGGCAGCAGGCGCAGACATCGTGGGTACCACCGAGCTGATCGAGCAGATCACCGCTGGCACCATCAACTTCGATGTTGCGATCGCAACCCCAGACCAGATGGCTAAAGTAGGACGCGTTGCTCGCGTTCTCGGCCCCCGTGGTCTGATGCCTAACCCTAAGACCGGTACCGTTACCACTGACGTTGCCAAGGCAATCGCCGATGTCAAGGGCGGAAAGATCTCCTTCCGTGTGGATAAGGCTGCTAACCTGCACGCTGTTATTGGTAAGGCTTCCTTTGACGCTAAAGCTCTCGCTGAGAACTATGGCGCACTGCTCGATGAGATCAACCGCATCAAGCCTTCCTCTTCTAAGGGCATTTACGTTAAGAAGGTCACCCTTGCATCGACCTCCGGCCCTGGTGTTCCTGTTGACACCTCCATCCAGAAGAACTACACCGCTGAGTAAAATCTCGTAGTGTAGGTGCTTTAAGCACGGAATACCTCCTACCCCCACACAACGGGTAGGAGGTATTTTTTGTGGTTTCTATAGGCGGTTAGGTGTATAACCGTCACCATGAATTCCTTTGTCCCGCTTAACCAAGAAACCCTTGCGCATTTGCGCTCGCAGCTGCTTGATGATCTCGCTGCTACCCGAGCTCGCAATGCGGTTACCTCCGTGGGGATTGATGACGCCGCACTTAATAGAGAGGCTGTGGTCAAGCTCGATCACACTGTAGAACACAAGCTTGACTCACTGGCGGTGACCGACCAAAAGCGCTCGGGACGGTGCTGGTTATTTGCTGCATTGAATGTGCATCGCCATGCAATAGCAAAAAAGCTTAATCTGGAAAATTTTAATTTTTCGTACTCGTATGTGCAGTACTTTGACAAGTTGGAACGCTCTCGGTTCTTTTTAACGGAAATACGAGCACGAAGAGACCAGGATATTGATCACAGGGTGATTGCACAGCTGCTACGTTTCGCGGCTGAGGATGGGGGATGGTACGGCTATGTTGGAAATCTGGTGCATAAATATGGTGTGGTTCCGGATTATGCCATGCCAGAAGTCGAGTCTGCGGGAAATACCAGGGAACTGAATCGGGCATTGTCACATGTCTTGCGTCGCGGGGCATGCCGAATACGGGATGCCGAGAGTGACACGGAAGCTGACGCCATCGTGGATGCCACGCTTAGGGATGCTCAGCGTGTGATCACTGTGCATTTGGGGGCGCCGCCGACTGAGTTTATGTGGCAATACCGCACTAAAGACGACACTTTTGTCAGGGAAGGTATGTTTACGCCACGTGAGTTTGCAGAAAAGTATTTGCCAGATTTTAACAACACGGTAGTGCTTGCTGAGGACCCGCGGAGTGACAAGCCAAAGAACACCCGTTTCCTGGTGGAATTGTGCACCAACGTTGTTGGCGCACAAGAGCATAACTACGTCAATATGGATATGAGCGTGCTTAAAGATGCCGTGGCCGCAAGCATTGAAGCGGGGGAGCCTGTGTGGTTTGCATGTGACGTGAATCGGCAGTTTAACCGCAAACTAGGAGTATGGGATCCCTCGATCCTTGACCTGGCCGGAGTGTATGGCGTGGCGCTCGATTCTACAAAAGAGGAGCGTTTCATTTCTGGAGAATCTCAGCCGACTCATGCGATGGTACTCAGTGGCTTTGACCGTAATAGTGACGGTTCCATACGTGCTTGGCGGGTGGAAAATTCCTGGGGTTCCCAACTGAATGACCAAAAAACAGAGCTCGTGGGCGCAGGCTACGCCACCATGTCGGACGAGTGGTTTGAGGATAACGTTTTCTATGTTGCTATAAAACGTGATTTTGTTCCGGAGAAACTACATAAAGTTTTGGACACGGAGCCTGTCCGACTTCCGGCTTATGACCTGATGTTTTAGACACCGATACCGCATAAGGCTTAAGGAACTTAAAGACTCATGACTGAACTAACTATGAACTCGGTGTCTGCGATAAACACCGAATTGCTCAAAGACCCGACTCTGCGATTAGCCCGCAATGCCGTTGCAGTGAGCTCAGCTACTAAGGTTGCGCTTAACCGTGAGGCGGTGCGCTCTCTAGACACTTCTGTGTCCACCAAAGTGGATTCCTGGACCGTAGCTAATCAAAAGAAATCCGGTCGCTGCTGGATCTTCGCGGGGTTGAATTCTTTGCGTGGTGCGATCATGAAGGAAACCGCCATCAAAGACTTTGAGTTATCCCAGACATATATCCATTTTTGGGACAAAGTAGAAAAAGCAAACTACTTTCTCTGCGCGATGGATGAGCTGCGGGACCGGGATCTGACGGATAGGACCGTAGAAAAGCTATTGCACGACCCGATTGATGATGGTGGTCAGTGGAATATGTTTGTTGCCTTGGTTCAAAAATATGGTGTGGTTCCGCAATACGCTATGCCCGAGACGTTCTCCAGCAGTAATACCTACGCCATGAACCGAGATTTAGCTTCTGTTTTGCGTCGAGGAGCCCTCCGCAT
This genomic window contains:
- the nusG gene encoding transcription termination/antitermination protein NusG — encoded protein: MSDENNSGSFAEAFDDAVEATIAAETEAAEAGVELDEAVEQPVQEVDAEAALAGAVEDGDAEYKARLRKYTRELKKLPGSWYIIQCYSGYENKVKTNLDMRAQTLEVEDSIFDVVVPIEQAVELRDGKRKLVKRKLLPGYVLVRMDINDRSWSVVRDTPGVTSFVGNEGNATPVKHRDVAKFLMPQESVAGDGGESNAVNAEGEKVVAMPGASSKPKVEVDFQVGEAVTILSGALASVSATISAIDTENNKLQALVSIFGRETPVELNFDQVEKVS
- the rplK gene encoding 50S ribosomal protein L11, coding for MAPKKKVTGLIKLQIQAGQANPAPPVGPALGAHGVNIMEFCKAYNAATENQRGSVVPVEITVYEDRSFEFKLKTPPAAKLLLKAAGLQKGSGVPHTQKVGKVTMEQVREIAQTKLEDLNANDIDNAARIIAGTARSMGIVVED
- the rplA gene encoding 50S ribosomal protein L1 — its product is MGNKKSKAYRAAAEKIDKGRLYTPLKAAELVKETSSKNYDATIDVAIRLGVDPRKADQLVRGTVSLPNGTGKTVRVAVFAEGEKATEAEAAGADIVGTTELIEQITAGTINFDVAIATPDQMAKVGRVARVLGPRGLMPNPKTGTVTTDVAKAIADVKGGKISFRVDKAANLHAVIGKASFDAKALAENYGALLDEINRIKPSSSKGIYVKKVTLASTSGPGVPVDTSIQKNYTAE
- a CDS encoding C1 family peptidase, whose product is MNSFVPLNQETLAHLRSQLLDDLAATRARNAVTSVGIDDAALNREAVVKLDHTVEHKLDSLAVTDQKRSGRCWLFAALNVHRHAIAKKLNLENFNFSYSYVQYFDKLERSRFFLTEIRARRDQDIDHRVIAQLLRFAAEDGGWYGYVGNLVHKYGVVPDYAMPEVESAGNTRELNRALSHVLRRGACRIRDAESDTEADAIVDATLRDAQRVITVHLGAPPTEFMWQYRTKDDTFVREGMFTPREFAEKYLPDFNNTVVLAEDPRSDKPKNTRFLVELCTNVVGAQEHNYVNMDMSVLKDAVAASIEAGEPVWFACDVNRQFNRKLGVWDPSILDLAGVYGVALDSTKEERFISGESQPTHAMVLSGFDRNSDGSIRAWRVENSWGSQLNDQKTELVGAGYATMSDEWFEDNVFYVAIKRDFVPEKLHKVLDTEPVRLPAYDLMF